Below is a genomic region from Verrucomicrobiota bacterium JB022.
CCAGAGCGGCGCGCTCTTGCCCGATCCCGAAATGCAGGAAGCGCTGGGCGAGTATTTCAGCGTCGAGCCCTTTACCGGCCAGCCCGACCCGGATGACTTCAAAGCGGCTCCGCTGCACAAGCGCCTGCGCCTGGCAGCCGCCCGGGGCGGGATCGACACCCTGGTCGTCTACTGGGGTCTGGTCGACTCAACCAAGGAAGGCGAAGTCACCAACAGCGTCAGTTGGCTGCCGTTCGTCGGGCAAATAATCCCAGACGAGACGAAGCATATGCGTATCCGCCTGAAAGTGGCGGTGATAGACGTGTCCACCGGCAACTGGACCGTTCTCAACACCGAGCCCGTCAGTGCCGAGAGCATCAGCTCGCGCATGAACCGCGAAGCCTCGCACGACAAGATGGTGCTCGCCCTCAAGCGCGAGGTCTACCAACAGGCCGCCCAGGAGCTGCGCGAATACGCCAACCGGAGCTAAAGCAGTGGCAC
It encodes:
- a CDS encoding aminopeptidase, with translation MKLPLLPVLASALLLAGCTTTSISNSGYRANQYGASGNNTVAYRGELDQWDVLGVNTDTEVTEEAIQNALAEHTTPPLQVGQKLLVIQSGALLPDPEMQEALGEYFSVEPFTGQPDPDDFKAAPLHKRLRLAAARGGIDTLVVYWGLVDSTKEGEVTNSVSWLPFVGQIIPDETKHMRIRLKVAVIDVSTGNWTVLNTEPVSAESISSRMNREASHDKMVLALKREVYQQAAQELREYANRS